The Rattus rattus isolate New Zealand chromosome 1, Rrattus_CSIRO_v1, whole genome shotgun sequence genome includes a region encoding these proteins:
- the LOC116889913 gene encoding olfactory receptor 6C1-like — protein sequence MRNHTKTKEFILLGLSDDPKLQVLIFVFIFITYILSITGNLTIIILTLLDSQLQTPMYFFLRNFSILEASFTTVCIPRFLVTIISEDKTISFNNCIAQLFFLILFGITEFYLLAAMSYDRYIAICKPLHYLTIMSQKVCTMLVFACWLVSFLIIFPALMLLLQLDYCGSNIIDHYTCDYFPLLQLSCSNTKFLERMGFSCAVFTLMFTLVLIILSYIYIIGTIVKIPSASQRSKAFSTCSSHMIVISISYGSCIFMYIKPSAADRASLTKGVAILNTSVAPMLNPFIYSLRNQQVKKAFLNIARKMVFFTSTSCGL from the coding sequence ATGAGAAACCATACTAAAACCAAAGAGTTTATTCTTCTGGGATTGTCAGATGACCCAAAGCTCcaggttttgatttttgtctttatcttCATCACCTACATCCTCAGCATCACAGGGAACCTGACCATCATCATTCTTACCTTGCTGGATTCTCAGCTCCAGacccccatgtatttcttcctgaggaatttttctattttagaagcatccttcacaactgtctgtatacCAAGGTTCTTGGTCACTATTATCTCAGAAGATAAAACCATTTCCTTCAACAACTGCATAGCTcagttattttttcttattctatttgGCATCACTGAATTTTACCTTCTAGCTGCCATGTCCTATGACCGTTACATTGCCATCTGCAAGCCCCTGCATTACCTGACTATTATGAGTCAGAAGGTCTGCACGATGCTAGTCTTTGCTTGCTGGCTGGTTTCTTTCCTAATCATCTTCCCTGCACTTATGTTACTTCTACAGCTTGATTATTGTGGGTCCAATATCATTGATCACTATACCTGTGATTATTTCCCTCTTCTTCAACTTTCATGTTCAAATACAAAGTTTCTAGAGAGAATGGGGTTTTCCTGTGCTGTCTTTACCCTAATGTTCACTTTGGTGTTAATAATTCTGTCCTACATATACATCATCGGAACGATTGTGAAGATTCCGTCTGCTAGTCAGAGGTCAAAGGCCTTCTCCACATGTTCTTCCCATATGATAGTAATCTCCATCTCTTATGGCAGCTGCATTTTTATGTACATTAAACCCTCAGCTGCAGATAGAGCATCATTGACCAAGGGAGTTGCCATACTAAATACTTCAGTAGCCCCCATGCTAAACCCCTTCATTTATAGCCTGAGGAATCAGCAAGTCAAGAAAGCCTTTTTGAACATAGCAAGGAAGATGGTATTTTTCACAAGTACATCATGTGGACTGTga